A region of the Carya illinoinensis cultivar Pawnee chromosome 16, C.illinoinensisPawnee_v1, whole genome shotgun sequence genome:
ttaatatttttttataccatatataattatataattaattatatacaactattatataaataataataaaatttttaatttccattCGGTTTCACCTCAGACCGGACCGAACCCCTTTAGTCCCTTGAAAATTGGATCGGACCGAACCTGGGTCCAGTTGGTTTATCCGGTCCGAACCATCCGATTCTAAGCCCTAGATACACtatcaaaattcaattttaCTTTCCCAAGAGGAGGTGGTACCTACTTAACcactttctcatttttcaaaatatagaaAGACACTTGAATAGCATTAAAAATGTTTACATACTCACAACAATTATTCACAATTTTCAATATTAACAAAATAGTGaaatcaaaaacaaattagTTTCCATAATCTTTCATGCTACCATTTCAAATTGATGACCAGGACCCAAGAATGACAAAATTATTTGGCATATAGATCTCCACATTTCATAAACATCACGACACAAACACAATACATGGGTGACATCCATCTTCCACTACAACCATTTTTAGCAAATTAATCTTAGTAGGCAAGCTATTAGTACAAGCCCtcgatacaaaatttttaactttattaggGAGAGACAAGTTTCACAACTTGTTCTACAAACCCATATGAAAGTAAGAATGAGAATTGTCCATAGCAtctcttaaaaaaatgatgtaattattttaactaaatgTAAATAGTAGAGTATATACctacatataataacatatattatatattagtcaATTGATAGCAtacattattttacattttaaatgGTCAATGGTGATATATtacatgaaaattatataattgacttatacatctattatataatattatttaaaaaaacttaaatgtAGACAATTCAATCCAATTCGGTATGGTCCGAGCTAAAAAAACCATACCCCGATATGGGACCACAAATCGAATTTCTCATTCATCATGGAATGAGACAGACCAACGTGATTTTTaatccaaattgaaaatattttgccCCTACCATTTACATTATTGAGATGACATGATTTGATTAATGAGAGAATTCTCTCAGTATTATCAAATCATGTCATCAGTATTATAGAGAATATATCTTTTATACCGATTTATAAGTAGCACTCAACATAATAATCTATATGAGACGTGTAAATTTGAAgatttataactttatattcatattattcaggtctcgtttggttatatatatatgagatatatgtaaataataatgaaatagtttgtaaatagtaataaaattgtttgagttaagatatttatgtagttttgaaaaatgagatataaaaaattgaataaaaatattataaagttaaaatattattataatataatttttattgtaaaattttaaaatattaaattatttttatattttatttgtaagattgaaaaaattataataattatttaataataagattaaaaattaaaaagtatccGTATTTAAGTAGGATTTGGAAttgaaacaatatatatatatatatttatagcacTTTCTATTTGAGCTGGAtaaattttggaaaatagcTGTTTCAATGTCATCTGTGTCTCTGGATGCTACAGTATTTAACGCTTTCTCCAGTTTGTCTGAGTAAAAGCTCTCGCGGCAAAGAGAACCTTCCTCCCTTTTATGTCGCTTTGCCGCTAGCGGTTGGGTTCCACAAAAGACTATAGAACGGAGAAATACACGACCGAAAGCTATCGAAATTGGCGGTACCTTTTTTCTTCCGCTTTAAAAGGAGCTCGTCGAAAAGTGCACGTAGATAATCGAATAGCAATCCAAAGCTAAAAAAGGCTCGATTTTTATATTTCCATCTATATATCTAAAGTTCTCTCCAAATCCGAACCGTCATGTCATTGCGTAGGCGCACCTTGCTCAAGGTCATCGTCCTTGGCGACAGCGGGTACGTCCTTAGGGCTTTATACACATCTACTCATGACAAACGTGTGCATTTATGTCTTCCTGGATACTGATGATTTCATTTTGGGATTTCAGGGTTGGCAAGACGTCGTTGATGAATCAGTATCCTCTCAAGTTTATTGGTTGATCTGTGCGATACGTATTTCTGATACATTGATACAAATTTTTACAATGTTCATCGATCTTTATAATtctccatttttgttttttaataactaTATTGCGTGCCTCTTTCTTGATGCGTTTCTCGCTCACAATTTGGTTactaatttgattaattttcgtttaatattttaaattttatctagtGCATTGCAGCCGAACCATATATTTTACTGTGCTTCTGATCAAAATACAGCattactatctttttttttttaaattattattgttttgattatTATACGCGAGTTCGTGGTTGTGGGTCGTTAACTACTTTATAGATATGTGCACAAGAGGTTCACTCAGCAGTATAAAGCTACAATTGGTGCCGACTTTGTCACGAAAGAGCTACAAATTGATGACAGGCTCGTCACTCTGCAAGTGGGTAATGGCATTTGGGCATTCTATACGAGCTTAATACTTTTCTTTTGAGATGTTAGGAAATTTTCATGCTAATACATTGTGGATACACGGTGGTAGATCTGGGACACGGCTGGGCAAGAGCGGTTTCAAAGTCTTGGAGTTGCATTTTATAGAGGGGCAGATTGCTGTGTTCTAGTTTATGATGTTAACGTGATGAAATCGTTTGATACTCTTGACAACTGGCACGAGGAGTTTCTTAAACAGGTTCTGTAGGCGTTTCTTGATTCTTTACGGCCTTTTTGCTTTGAATGATTTGCTAGCTTGCCATGTATCTCTCTAATGCAATTTCTTGAATTTCTGAAAAATGCGGCCTTTAAAACTGTTTGGCCTGTCATTTAAATTCACATCCCGTTATGACTGTTAAGTTATTATTtgagaaattgaaattaattgcAAAGAACCTCAAGTTTTTCGTTCACTTAATAAGGATTGTATGAGAAAGAGATTACTTATCTATATAAAGAGAGTATGTTGAAAAGGTAATCCTATGATTAGTCCTTGAGATTCAGACATCCATTTATTGAGTGGACTGCTTCCTCTCATAAGTTCAACCCCAAAGGATCAGAAAGCCATTTATTCAGCATTTATTCAGCAAAACATTCAACTTGAGATTCAGGTTGTTGATAGGTTGGACCTAGTTTGGATCTGATAGGATTCAAGTTCAGTAACCCAATTATGTATGCTAGAATCCAAAGCTGAATGgatttatatttaatgcaattgAGACTGGACTTGGCAAAATCCAAGAATTCAGATTTGATGCATCTTTTAAAATTCTGCAATGTGAAtgtggtttttgtttttcttgttaaaatttatgttttcttaatattatattGTGCACTGATATATGTAGTATTGTTATTCGTGCCTAATCTGGTTCGGTGTGATGACAGAGCTTTAACTTGGTTGAATCAGATTAGCATGATCTGTTGATACTATGATATGAAGCTTATCtgcttatccaaaaaaaaaaaaaaaaaatgatttgcaGCTTTATCATAATGTCTGCTTTACACATTGAAATGTGCATAGATATATTTTCTTCACTTCTCTTGATTGCACCTTTTTACATACCACATGCTTTGCGGTGTTAAGCTAGAATTGAAATATAAGTTATTTATGcaagttcatatttttttttaataagtaaacgattgtattaataagaataggcatagccaaagtacacaagatggtgtACAAGAGGTAACACCTATTTCGGAAGAAGAAatggaaataagaaaatcatgaaaaccaAGGCTGTTAAAATCTACAGCTATGGCCCATAGAAATAAAGTTCTAACAAACAGTAATCTAAGTTCCTCTAATGAGCGCTCATTGTCTTCGATCGTCCggtagttattttttaataggtaatcaaaaagttttattcatagaaatacgcaaaacccaagtacacaaggaaTATACTTGAGAAGCACCTAGTTAGAGTTGACAAGTGAAAGGagaaaatcatggacatttAGCCCACTACAAACAAGGACCCCTGTCCATAAGAAcaatgatttaaaaaagaaaacttgaaGCTCATCCATGATTTTCAATGGATCTTGTCCAATGATGCTGTCCATACGAGAAAAGCTTCTTTTGAAGGAGTTTTCATCTACCATATACTCTTTCATGGGAACATGGTCATTCTAGGGCTCTTTAGAACTTGGTAAAACGATCTGACAGTGAATCTACCTTTCTTGGAGGGGCTCCAGTTCATCTTATTGCCGGTACCCTCTCTCATGCTTACGGAATATAATGCTGCATAGAACTCTGTGATAGTCTCCAACTCTCAATCTTGGGCTGCCTTAATGAAATCAACATTCCATTGAGGGAGCCATTGGAAAAGACCAGTAGATTGGCTATCACTGCATTATTTTCTTGTGCAAGCTCAAAAATGGGAGGGAAGGTGTCTTGAGGACTTCTTTCACCACACCATTTGTCATATCAAAATCTGACACGAGAGCCGTCGTCCACCACAATATGTTAATGTCTTTGGAAGATCTCCCAATGTCTCCTAATGTACTTCCACAAACCCACACCATATGGGCTGCATACCCAATTCGAGTACCATCCCCCCCAAGCCTCTCTAAACTCTGGATCTATAACAAACTTCCATAGGCCCCCCTTTCATGTTGGTACCTCCACAATCATTTACCCAACAAGGCTTAATTGAATTTCGTCAAGTTACAAATCCCCTATCCACCCACAGAAATTGGAGTACAGACAGTTGACCAATTAACTAGATAGCTCTTCCCCCAATCCACTCCACAAGAAGTCCTGTTTTAGCTTCCCAATACAGTTAGCTACCTTTGTGGGGAGTGAGAGCAGGGAAAGAAAATAGGTAGGTAggttagaaagagtacttttaATCAAACTGAGCCTACCACCTTTCGACAAATACAATCTCTTCCAAAAAGCCAATGTGCGCTCCACCTTTTCAACCACACCATTCCAAATCCTTTTTGATTTAAAGGATGCAGCCAATGGTAAGCCAAGATACTTTAGAGGTAAGAGATGATACCTTGGATCCCAAGAGTGAGGCTAAATTCTCCACTTTAAGGACAGCCCCCACCAGCACCAATTCAGACTTTGAGAGATTAACTCTCAATCCTAAGATAGCTTCAAAACAAGGAAGTAGAGCCCTCAAAGATTGGATGTGCACCACAAAAGATGACAGTGTCGTCATCAAGTAGCAGGTGAGAAATATCAATGGAGCCATAATCACCATTCCCCACTGAGAAACTATAGAGTAACCACCTTCCACAAGGCCCACAATCATTTTACTAAGACCTTCcatgacaaataaaaaaaaaaagcaaaggagAGAGGGGGTCCCTTTGTCTCAAACCACGGAAGGAGTTGAAGAAACCCACCAGTGAGCCATTCACTAAGATAGAGAATCGAACTGTAGAGATCCAAATTCTACCCATTTTTGTCATTTCTCCCCAAAGacatatcttgcaagtaaataaaGTAAGAACTTCCAGTTGATGCGATCATAGGCTTTCTCCATGTCTAATTTGCAAAGTAACCCAAGTTCTCTAGATTTGAATCGTCCATCTAAAACTTCATTTGCAATTAAGATCAAATCTTGGATTTGTCTACCTTTGACAAATGCATTTTGCGGCTTCAAAATTAACTTTTCTACCACCGAACTCAATCTAATTGCTAGCACTTTGGAAAGAATCTTGTAAACCCCATTCACAAGGCTAATGGGGCGATAGCCTCTAACATTCGTGGGCCCCATCTTTTTGGGATTGAGTGCTAAAGAAGGTAGCATTAAGACTTTTTCCAAATCTAGCATTAGTGTGAAAATCCTTAAAGACCATAAAATCACCCTTAATCACTTTCCAACAAGCTTGGAAGAAGCCAATGGTAAAACCATCAAGGCTTGGGGCGTTGTGACTAGCCACGCCACAGATTACTTTTCACACTTTGTCTTCTTCAAAAGGCCTCTCAAGCCACCCTGTGCATTGTTGATCTAATGCTGAAAAAGTTATACCATCCACTTTCGGTTGCCAAGTATGTTGTTTAAGTTGTTCAGAAAGGAGGTGTTGGTAATATTGCATAATGTGGTTCTTGATGACTAGCTGATCTAAGGAAATTGCCCCTTCCACCATGAGCATATCAATAACATTGTTCCTCCTATGAGAATTACCCACCATATGGAAGAACTCCGTACGTTTGTCTCCCTCCTTGAGCCATAGCGcccttgatttttgtctccacgAAATCTCCTCCATCAATGTTACTCTTTCAAGTTCTATGACTACCTAACTCTTGCGAATTTTCTCATATTCAGAGAGAATTCCTACCTCATCCTCACCCTCTAGACCCTGTAGCTCATATAAGGAGTGCTTCTGCTAAATCACATTGCCAAAAACTTGTTCATTCCATTCCTTCAGATCATGTTTAAGTGCTTTTAACTTCATTATGAAGTTTGGAGAATCTTGGATATTGTAAGAAGATCATCATTGTCTGACCTTGTTTACAAAATCGTCAGATTtaagccacatattctcaaatttaaaataccttATACTCCCTTGGATGCCTCCATATTCTAAGATGATGGGGAAGTGATCAGAGCATAAACGGGGTAATCTTCATTGAGTTACATCTAGAAAGTGTAACTCCCAATCTGGAGTTAGCAAAAACCTATCAATCCTCGATCAAGATGGGAGTTCTTAGTCGTTGGACCAAGTAAACGTACCTCCAGTTAATGGAATATCCATAAGCTCCTGTTCTGAAATGAAATCAGAAAACTCCCTCATGGCGGGAGTGATGTAGGACACACCTGACCTTTCGCTTGGGAAGCGAGTTACGTTAAAGTCACCCCCTATGCAACTTGGTAACTCTTACCACCTAAGAAGTCTCGCCAACCCCAAGgtttggcccaagtggtgaagatCTTGGTCTTGGagtatcactcccttcaaggtccaaggttcaataTCTCATAGGTGCAAATAAttctttggggccacaccccctggtgaaaagccaatGATTTAACTAGTTCCATATAGGAAAATttccgagggtgcggtgcacgtGACCAaggtttattctgcaggggtgggtccaaagggtcTTGCCTTGGAAATGTTTCCCgacattaaaaagaaaagaaaagaaaagaagtccCGCCAATTCTTCCCACACAGGCCTTCTCTCTGAATCAATATTGGGCCATTAACTCTAGCAAATGCCCCTTGGATGCCATCTTCTAACTTGATAAAAGAGCAAGCCACAGTGAAATCACCCATACATTTCTCCACCCTTTTATCGAACATGATTAGGACTCCACTGGATGCTCCTTTAGATGGCAAGTATGACCACCCTACATGTTGCCCTCTCTATAAACTTTAGACTAGTTTTCTTGTAATGACTTCCAACTTCTGCTGTAAGCAAATGCTGGATCCCTGTTTGCCGAACTATGCATGGACAAGACATGCATTAACTCCATCGAAACTCTGCATACATCTGGTAGTTATTCATGAAAGTTAACAATCATATGGaaataaatattagttctttttgcAAGTTAACCGCTGTTATCATTTGTTTTGGTACTTGAGTtgattattttcaatttaataatttgtagtTTGTGTCTATCAATGATTTTTCCAaggaatatgatatatatatatatagatatatattttctgtCAAATGCTGACATGGTTTCCACTTCCATTGTCGCCTCAGGCAAACC
Encoded here:
- the LOC122298374 gene encoding ras-related protein Rab7 isoform X1 → MSLRRRTLLKVIVLGDSGVGKTSLMNQYVHKRFTQQYKATIGADFVTKELQIDDRLVTLQIWDTAGQERFQSLGVAFYRGADCCVLVYDVNVMKSFDTLDNWHEEFLKQANPANPRTFPFILLGNKIDVDGGNSRVVSEKKAKEWCASKGNIPYFETSAKEDYNVDPAFFSIGKTALANERDQDIYFQGIPEVASEAEQSGGCAC